The following coding sequences lie in one Streptomyces xiamenensis genomic window:
- the purF gene encoding amidophosphoribosyltransferase produces MPRGDGLLSHDLDPGEKGPRDACGVFGVWAPGEEVAKLSYYGLYALQHRGQESAGIAVSDGSKILVFKDMGLVSQVFDETSLGSLRGHLAVGHNRYSTTGASTWENAQPTFRATGHGSIALGHNGNLVNTADLADLVAELPTDHGRRQRAAVTNDTDLVTALLAGQRDEATGEPLTVEQAAPIVLPQVKGAFSFVFMDENTLYAARDPQGIRPLVLGRLERGWVVASEQAALDIVGASVIREVEPGELIAIDENGLRSSRFADAKPAGCVFEYVYLARPDAEIAGRNVYVSRVEMGRRLAAEAPVEADLVIATPESGTPAAIGYAEASGIPYGSGLVKNSYVGRTFIQPSQTIRQLGIRLKLNPLKEVIRGKRLVVVDDSIVRGNTQRALVRMLREAGAAEVHVRISSPPIKWPCYYGIDFATRAELIANGLSVDEIGTSLGADSLAYISIDAMIEATTIDKPDLCRACFDGQYPVELPDPQVLGKDVLEQEDARTSLTLLTGPGAADALRRP; encoded by the coding sequence GTGCCTCGTGGTGATGGACTCCTCAGCCACGACCTCGACCCCGGTGAAAAGGGCCCGAGGGACGCTTGCGGCGTCTTCGGTGTCTGGGCCCCGGGCGAGGAGGTCGCCAAGCTCTCCTACTACGGTCTGTACGCACTCCAGCACCGCGGACAAGAGTCCGCGGGCATCGCGGTGAGCGACGGATCCAAGATTCTGGTCTTCAAGGACATGGGACTGGTGTCCCAGGTCTTCGACGAGACCTCTCTCGGCTCCCTGCGGGGGCATCTGGCCGTCGGCCACAACCGGTATTCCACCACCGGTGCCTCCACCTGGGAGAACGCCCAGCCGACGTTCCGGGCCACCGGCCACGGTTCGATCGCGCTCGGCCACAACGGGAATCTCGTCAACACCGCCGACCTCGCCGACCTGGTCGCGGAACTCCCCACCGACCACGGCCGCCGCCAGCGCGCCGCGGTCACCAACGACACCGACCTCGTCACCGCGCTGCTCGCCGGCCAGCGGGACGAGGCCACCGGGGAGCCGCTGACCGTCGAACAGGCCGCCCCGATCGTGCTGCCCCAGGTCAAGGGCGCGTTCAGCTTCGTCTTCATGGACGAGAACACGCTGTACGCCGCCCGCGACCCGCAGGGCATCCGCCCGCTGGTCCTGGGCCGCCTGGAGCGCGGCTGGGTGGTCGCCTCCGAGCAGGCCGCCCTGGACATCGTGGGCGCCTCGGTCATCCGGGAGGTCGAGCCCGGTGAGCTGATCGCCATCGACGAGAACGGTCTGCGGTCCTCCCGATTCGCGGACGCGAAGCCCGCGGGCTGCGTCTTCGAGTACGTGTACCTGGCCCGCCCCGACGCCGAGATCGCCGGCCGGAACGTGTACGTCTCCCGGGTGGAGATGGGCCGCCGGCTCGCCGCCGAGGCACCGGTCGAGGCCGACCTGGTCATAGCCACGCCCGAATCCGGCACCCCCGCCGCGATCGGCTACGCGGAGGCCAGCGGCATCCCGTACGGATCGGGACTGGTCAAGAACAGCTACGTCGGCCGTACCTTCATCCAGCCCAGCCAGACCATCCGGCAGCTCGGCATCCGCCTCAAGCTCAATCCCCTCAAAGAGGTGATCCGCGGCAAGCGCCTGGTGGTCGTCGACGACTCCATCGTCCGCGGCAACACCCAGCGCGCCCTGGTCCGCATGCTGCGCGAGGCCGGCGCCGCCGAGGTCCACGTCCGGATCAGCTCCCCGCCGATCAAGTGGCCCTGCTACTACGGCATCGACTTCGCCACCCGCGCCGAGCTGATCGCCAACGGCCTGTCGGTCGACGAGATCGGCACCTCCCTGGGCGCCGACTCCCTCGCGTACATCTCCATAGACGCGATGATCGAGGCCACCACCATCGACAAGCCCGACCTCTGCCGGGCCTGCTTCGACGGCCAGTACCCCGTCGAGCTGCCCGACCCCCAGGTGCTCGGCAAGGACGTCCTGGAGCAGGAGGACGCCCGCACCTCGCTGACGCTGCTGACCGGCCCCGGCGCCGCCGACGCGCTGCGCCGCCCCTAG
- a CDS encoding DUF3073 domain-containing protein: MGRGRAKAKQTKVARQLKYSSGGTDLTRLAEELGASPSNEPPNGDQFKDDEELDDELDNDPYAKYAEMYGDDSDEDEDEQGTGRSHGSSGSSGASKRRGT, translated from the coding sequence ATGGGGCGCGGCCGGGCCAAGGCCAAGCAGACGAAGGTCGCCCGCCAGCTGAAGTACAGCAGTGGCGGAACCGATCTGACACGTCTGGCCGAAGAGCTGGGTGCATCGCCGTCGAACGAGCCGCCGAACGGCGACCAGTTCAAGGACGACGAAGAGCTGGACGATGAGCTGGACAACGACCCGTACGCGAAGTACGCGGAGATGTACGGCGACGACAGCGACGAGGACGAGGACGAACAGGGGACCGGCAGGTCCCATGGGTCCTCCGGCTCGTCCGGTGCCTCGAAACGCCGGGGCACCTGA
- a CDS encoding Leu/Phe/Val dehydrogenase — MTDVTAAVSADSVPFAPSGSVLDTLFRSEQGGHEQVLLCQDRASGLKAVIAVHSTALGPALGGTRFHAYSGAAVPEEAALRDALNLARGMSYKNAMAGLDHGGGKAVIIGDPSTLKSEELLLAYGRFVASLGGRYVTACDVGTYVADMDVVARECRWTTGRSPEQGGAGDSSVLTAFGVFQGMRAAATHRWGAPDLAGRTVGIAGVGKVGHLLAGHLIEAGAQVVITDVRAESVARVKDAHPGVRVVADTEALITTEGLDIYAPCALGGALNDRTVPVLTAGIVCGAANNQLGHAGVEKDLADRGILYAPDYVVNSGGVIQVADELHGFEFARAKAKAELIYGTTLEIFERADTEGVPPAVAADRIAEARIAAAGPR; from the coding sequence GTGACCGACGTAACAGCCGCTGTCAGCGCCGACAGTGTTCCCTTCGCCCCCTCCGGCTCCGTCCTGGACACCCTTTTCCGCTCCGAGCAGGGCGGCCACGAGCAGGTCCTGCTCTGCCAGGACCGGGCTTCCGGACTCAAGGCCGTCATCGCCGTCCACTCCACCGCCCTGGGCCCGGCGCTCGGCGGCACCCGCTTCCACGCCTACTCCGGCGCGGCCGTGCCCGAGGAGGCCGCGCTGCGCGACGCCCTCAACCTGGCGCGCGGGATGAGCTACAAGAACGCCATGGCCGGCCTGGACCACGGTGGCGGCAAGGCCGTGATCATCGGTGACCCGAGCACCCTCAAGAGCGAGGAACTGCTGCTCGCGTACGGGCGCTTCGTCGCCTCGCTCGGTGGCCGTTACGTCACCGCCTGCGACGTGGGCACCTACGTGGCCGACATGGACGTGGTGGCGCGCGAGTGCCGCTGGACCACCGGGCGTTCCCCCGAGCAGGGCGGTGCCGGGGACTCCTCGGTGCTCACCGCCTTCGGCGTCTTCCAGGGGATGCGGGCCGCGGCGACGCACCGCTGGGGCGCCCCGGACCTGGCCGGCCGCACGGTGGGCATCGCGGGCGTCGGCAAGGTGGGTCACCTGCTGGCCGGGCACCTGATCGAGGCGGGCGCCCAGGTGGTGATCACCGATGTGCGCGCGGAGTCGGTGGCGCGGGTCAAGGACGCGCACCCCGGGGTACGGGTGGTGGCGGACACCGAGGCGCTGATCACCACCGAGGGCCTGGACATCTACGCCCCGTGCGCGCTGGGCGGCGCGCTGAACGACCGCACGGTGCCGGTGCTGACCGCGGGCATCGTGTGCGGGGCGGCCAACAACCAGCTGGGCCACGCGGGCGTCGAGAAGGACCTCGCGGACCGGGGCATTCTGTACGCGCCGGACTACGTGGTGAACTCGGGCGGGGTCATCCAGGTGGCCGACGAACTCCACGGTTTTGAGTTCGCACGTGCGAAGGCGAAGGCCGAGTTGATCTACGGGACGACCCTGGAGATCTTCGAGCGCGCCGACACCGAGGGGGTCCCGCCGGCGGTGGCCGCCGACCGGATCGCCGAGGCCAGGATCGCGGCCGCGGGCCCGCGCTGA
- the aroQ gene encoding type II 3-dehydroquinate dehydratase — MSDRPLLVLNGPNLNLLGKREPAIYGTDTLADVVRLCVETAAPYGVTVDARQSNHEGQLIDWIQEAREEHAGIVINPAAYSHTSVGLLDALSACDGLPVAEVHISNIHRREAFRHHSYVSAAASAGVIVGCGVQGYAFAVERVCRLLKAPLSGVSAP, encoded by the coding sequence GTGTCCGACCGACCGCTCCTGGTGCTCAACGGTCCCAACCTCAACCTGCTGGGCAAGCGCGAACCCGCGATCTACGGCACGGACACCCTGGCCGACGTCGTCCGGCTGTGTGTGGAGACGGCCGCCCCGTACGGCGTCACCGTCGACGCCCGGCAGAGCAACCACGAGGGCCAGCTGATCGACTGGATCCAGGAGGCCAGGGAGGAGCACGCGGGCATCGTGATCAACCCGGCCGCGTACTCGCACACCTCGGTCGGTCTGCTGGACGCGCTGAGCGCCTGCGACGGGCTGCCCGTCGCGGAGGTGCACATCTCCAACATCCACCGCCGCGAGGCGTTCCGGCACCACAGTTACGTCTCGGCCGCCGCCTCCGCCGGAGTGATCGTGGGCTGCGGTGTCCAGGGGTACGCGTTCGCGGTGGAGCGGGTCTGCCGGCTGCTGAAAGCGCCGCTCAGCGGGGTCTCCGCACCGTGA
- the bldC gene encoding developmental transcriptional regulator BldC, whose amino-acid sequence MTARTPDAEPLLTPAEVATMFRVDPKTVTRWAKAGKLTSIRTLGGHRRYREAEVRALLAGIPQQRGEA is encoded by the coding sequence ATGACCGCTCGCACCCCTGATGCCGAGCCGCTGCTGACCCCGGCTGAGGTTGCCACGATGTTCCGCGTCGACCCCAAAACGGTCACACGCTGGGCAAAGGCGGGCAAACTCACGTCTATCCGCACGCTCGGTGGGCACCGCCGCTACCGCGAAGCGGAGGTGCGCGCACTGCTGGCGGGCATCCCGCAGCAGCGCGGCGAGGCCTGA
- the hrpA gene encoding ATP-dependent RNA helicase HrpA: MSTQPPSPAALAERLPQLMLHDERRLGRRLDGARRIRKPEARQSVLAEIAEAMDRAELRVEARRAALPSIVYPQQLPVSQKKDEIRDAIRDHQVVIVAGETGSGKTTQIPKICLELGRGVRGLIGHTQPRRIAARTVAQRVADELGTPLGETVGWKVRFTDQVGDSTLVKLMTDGILLAEVQHDRELLKYDTIIIDEAHERSLNIDFLLGYLAQLLPRRPDLKIIITSATIDPERFARHFGPGEGRAAPIIEVSGRTFPVEVRYREPEEDDDQVSAICAAVDELQGEGPGDILVFLSGEREIRDTADALEKRRLRFTEILPLYARLSHSEQQRVFQQHSGRRVVLATNVAETSLTVPGIKYVIDPGTARISRYSHRTKVQRLPIEPVSQASANQRKGRCGRTSDGICIRLYSEEDFLSRPEFTDAEILRTNLASVILQMNAAGLGEVEKFPFIDPPDHRSVKAGVQLLEELGALHGAKLTDTGRKLSQLPVDPRLARMVLEAGRNGCAREVMVIAAALSIQDPRERPADKQQAADEKHRRFREGPGEESDFLALVALWDYVRERQRELSSSAFRRMCRTEFLNYLRIREWQDIYAQLRSVGKTMGVTPGDQAASPTVVHQSLLAGLLSHLGLKDTDKNEYLGARSAKFAVFPGSALFKKPPRWVMSAELVETSRLWARVNAKIEPEWIEPLAQHLVKRTYSEPHWEQKQAAVMAYERVTLYGIPVVAQRKVNYGRIDPETCRDLFIRNALVEGDWRTQHQFFRENRALLAEVEELEHRARRRDILVDDETLYDFYDQRLPEEIVSGAHFDSWWKKKRHDEPDLLNFEKSMLINERAEGVTKADYPDTWRQGRLSFRVTYQFEPGTDADGVTVHVPLQVLNQATPDGFDWQIPGLREQLVTELIRSLPKPIRRHCVPAPNYAARFLAGLSGPTSRPLRVELAAALQRMTGVRVSAEDFSPQAVPAHLRITFRVVDERRRTLGEDKDLEALRLALKPKTREAISRAFKASGQAAGGETSQVALEQRGGITSWTVGTLLRRFETRRAGQPVQAYPALVDEGSSVAVRLFDTEEEQLAAMWPGVRRLVMLQLPSDPAKFAVGKLDNAAKLALAASPHGSVQALLADCVTAAADRLIADRGGVVWDQESFTKLFDAVRADIVDLTLKIVRQVRQVLIAWQACERRLKATTSPVLASSVADVRQQLGELLRPGFVTAHGAGRLADLLRYLTAVDRRLQQLPHQAERDRARMAKVAEMRDEYAWLLEQFPAGRPVPRQAREIRWMIEELRVSYFAHALGTAYPISDKRIVKAIDALVPGPAR; encoded by the coding sequence ATGTCTACGCAGCCCCCCTCCCCCGCCGCTCTTGCCGAGCGCCTGCCCCAGCTGATGCTGCACGACGAGCGGCGGCTCGGCCGGCGGCTCGACGGTGCCCGCCGGATCCGTAAGCCCGAGGCGCGGCAGTCCGTGCTGGCCGAGATCGCCGAGGCGATGGACCGTGCCGAGCTGCGCGTCGAGGCGCGCCGGGCCGCGCTGCCGTCGATCGTCTATCCCCAGCAGCTGCCCGTCAGCCAGAAGAAGGACGAGATCCGCGACGCGATCCGCGACCACCAGGTGGTGATCGTGGCCGGTGAGACCGGGTCCGGGAAGACCACCCAGATCCCGAAGATCTGCCTGGAGCTGGGGCGCGGGGTGCGCGGGCTGATCGGCCACACCCAGCCGCGCCGGATCGCGGCCCGTACCGTCGCGCAGCGGGTCGCCGACGAGCTGGGGACGCCGCTGGGGGAGACGGTGGGCTGGAAGGTCAGGTTCACCGACCAGGTCGGGGACTCGACCCTGGTGAAGCTCATGACGGACGGCATCCTGCTGGCCGAGGTGCAGCACGACCGCGAGCTGCTGAAGTACGACACGATCATCATCGACGAGGCCCACGAGCGGAGCCTCAACATCGATTTCCTGCTCGGCTACCTCGCCCAGCTGCTGCCCCGGCGGCCCGATCTGAAGATCATCATCACCTCGGCCACCATCGACCCCGAGCGCTTCGCCCGGCACTTCGGCCCCGGGGAGGGGCGGGCGGCGCCGATCATCGAGGTGTCCGGGCGGACGTTCCCGGTCGAGGTCCGGTACCGGGAGCCCGAGGAGGACGACGACCAGGTCTCCGCGATCTGCGCCGCCGTCGACGAGCTCCAGGGGGAGGGGCCCGGCGACATCCTCGTCTTCCTCTCCGGGGAGCGCGAGATCCGGGACACCGCCGACGCCCTCGAGAAGCGCCGGCTGCGGTTCACCGAGATCCTGCCGCTGTACGCGCGGCTCTCGCACAGCGAGCAGCAGCGGGTCTTCCAGCAGCACAGCGGGCGGCGGGTGGTGCTCGCCACCAACGTGGCCGAGACCTCGCTCACCGTGCCCGGCATCAAGTACGTGATCGACCCGGGGACGGCCCGCATCTCCCGGTACAGCCACCGCACCAAGGTGCAGCGGCTGCCGATCGAGCCGGTGTCGCAGGCCAGCGCCAACCAGCGCAAGGGCCGCTGCGGGCGGACCAGCGACGGCATCTGCATCCGGCTGTACTCGGAGGAGGACTTCCTCTCCCGGCCCGAGTTCACCGATGCCGAGATCCTGCGGACCAATCTCGCCTCCGTGATCCTCCAGATGAACGCGGCCGGCCTGGGCGAGGTCGAGAAGTTCCCCTTCATCGACCCCCCGGACCACCGCAGCGTCAAGGCGGGCGTGCAGCTGCTGGAGGAGCTGGGCGCGCTGCACGGCGCCAAGCTCACCGACACCGGGCGCAAGCTCTCCCAGCTGCCGGTCGACCCCCGGCTGGCCCGGATGGTGCTGGAGGCCGGCCGCAACGGCTGCGCCCGCGAGGTGATGGTGATCGCCGCCGCGCTGTCCATCCAGGACCCGCGCGAGCGCCCCGCCGACAAGCAGCAGGCGGCCGACGAGAAGCACCGGCGGTTCCGCGAGGGGCCCGGCGAGGAGTCCGACTTCCTCGCCCTGGTCGCGCTGTGGGACTACGTGCGCGAGCGGCAGCGCGAGCTGTCCTCCTCCGCCTTCCGCCGGATGTGCCGCACCGAGTTCCTGAACTACCTGCGCATACGGGAGTGGCAGGACATCTACGCCCAGCTGCGCTCGGTCGGGAAGACCATGGGGGTCACCCCCGGCGACCAGGCCGCCTCCCCCACCGTCGTCCATCAGTCGCTGCTGGCCGGGCTGCTCTCCCACCTCGGGCTCAAGGACACCGACAAGAACGAGTACCTGGGCGCCCGCAGCGCGAAGTTCGCGGTCTTCCCCGGCTCGGCGCTGTTCAAGAAGCCGCCGCGCTGGGTCATGTCGGCCGAGCTGGTGGAGACCTCCCGGCTGTGGGCCCGGGTCAACGCGAAGATCGAGCCGGAGTGGATCGAGCCGCTCGCCCAGCACCTGGTCAAACGCACGTACAGCGAGCCGCACTGGGAGCAGAAGCAGGCGGCGGTGATGGCGTACGAGCGGGTCACGCTGTACGGGATCCCCGTCGTCGCCCAGCGGAAGGTCAACTACGGCCGGATCGACCCGGAGACCTGCCGGGACCTGTTCATCCGCAACGCCCTGGTGGAGGGCGACTGGCGCACCCAGCACCAGTTCTTCCGGGAGAACCGCGCGCTTCTCGCCGAGGTCGAGGAGCTGGAACACCGCGCCAGGCGCCGCGACATCCTGGTGGACGACGAGACGCTGTACGACTTCTACGATCAGCGGCTTCCGGAAGAGATCGTCTCCGGGGCGCACTTCGACTCCTGGTGGAAGAAGAAGCGCCACGACGAGCCGGATCTGCTCAACTTCGAGAAGTCCATGCTCATCAACGAGCGGGCCGAGGGCGTCACCAAGGCGGACTACCCGGACACCTGGCGGCAGGGCCGGCTGTCCTTCCGGGTGACGTACCAGTTCGAGCCGGGCACGGACGCGGACGGCGTCACCGTGCACGTCCCGCTCCAGGTCCTCAACCAGGCCACCCCGGACGGCTTCGACTGGCAGATCCCTGGGCTGCGCGAGCAGTTGGTGACCGAGCTGATCCGCTCGCTGCCGAAACCGATCCGGCGGCACTGCGTACCGGCGCCGAACTACGCCGCCCGCTTCCTGGCCGGGCTCTCCGGGCCGACCTCCCGGCCGCTGCGCGTGGAGCTGGCGGCGGCGCTCCAGCGGATGACCGGGGTACGGGTGTCGGCCGAGGACTTCTCGCCGCAGGCGGTACCGGCCCATCTGCGCATCACCTTCCGGGTGGTGGACGAGCGGCGCCGGACGCTCGGCGAGGACAAGGACCTGGAGGCGCTGCGGCTGGCGCTCAAGCCCAAGACGCGGGAGGCCATCTCGCGGGCGTTCAAGGCTTCCGGGCAGGCCGCCGGCGGGGAGACCTCCCAGGTGGCCCTGGAGCAGCGCGGCGGCATCACCTCCTGGACGGTGGGGACGCTGCTGCGCCGGTTCGAGACCCGGCGGGCCGGGCAGCCGGTGCAGGCCTATCCGGCGCTGGTGGACGAGGGGTCGAGCGTCGCGGTGCGACTGTTCGACACCGAGGAGGAGCAGCTCGCCGCGATGTGGCCGGGGGTGCGGCGGCTGGTGATGCTCCAGCTGCCCTCCGACCCGGCGAAGTTCGCGGTGGGCAAGCTGGACAACGCGGCGAAGCTGGCGCTGGCCGCCTCCCCGCACGGCAGCGTGCAGGCGCTGCTCGCGGACTGCGTGACGGCGGCGGCGGACCGGCTGATCGCCGACCGGGGCGGGGTGGTGTGGGACCAGGAGAGCTTCACCAAGCTCTTCGACGCGGTACGCGCCGACATCGTCGATCTGACGCTCAAGATCGTGCGGCAGGTGCGGCAGGTGCTGATCGCCTGGCAGGCGTGCGAGCGGCGGCTGAAGGCCACCACCAGCCCCGTCCTGGCCTCCTCGGTGGCCGATGTCCGGCAGCAGCTGGGCGAGTTGCTGCGTCCGGGCTTCGTCACGGCGCACGGGGCCGGCCGGCTCGCCGATCTGCTGCGCTATCTGACGGCCGTGGACCGGCGGTTGCAGCAGCTGCCGCACCAGGCGGAGCGGGACCGGGCGCGGATGGCCAAGGTCGCGGAGATGCGGGACGAGTACGCGTGGCTGCTGGAGCAGTTCCCGGCCGGGCGCCCGGTGCCGCGGCAGGCCCGGGAGATCCGCTGGATGATCGAGGAGCTGCGGGTGAGCTACTTCGCGCACGCGCTGGGCACCGCGTACCCGATCTCCGACAAGCGGATCGTGAAGGCCATCGACGCGCTGGTGCCGGGGCCGGCGCGCTGA
- a CDS encoding ABC-2 transporter permease gives MSRWQAFKHSPYYAAVVISLLAAVGAAVFAGAYTYALANPTPHRMPVAVAGEPESARTTAYVSALEEALHTTLRIHTYPDYPQAVDAVERQRVFAIVRERDDAIDLSVSSASGASVAELLKTAGPAAGHKIGAQVTVTDLKPLHSGDPRGLALFYITLAAVIIGFLGTIQLSVHASRLTPGERIVAVAGFSALGGFLIAATVDWILDAVPLPLISWLQLMLTMFTAGMVFTVFNTFFGRWALLPTWALLVILGNPASGGPVSWPLLPAALGILGRWLPPGASVNALHNAVYFHGYQHLQPYLVLLGWALVSSVIFWTWRTRHPGGREKHESPAL, from the coding sequence GTGAGTCGCTGGCAGGCGTTCAAACACTCCCCCTACTACGCGGCGGTGGTCATCTCCCTGCTGGCCGCCGTCGGCGCGGCCGTCTTCGCCGGGGCGTACACCTACGCCCTCGCCAACCCCACCCCGCACCGGATGCCGGTGGCGGTGGCCGGCGAACCGGAGTCGGCCAGGACCACCGCGTACGTCTCGGCCCTGGAAGAAGCCCTCCACACCACGCTGCGCATCCACACCTACCCGGATTATCCACAGGCTGTGGACGCGGTGGAGCGACAGCGGGTCTTCGCGATCGTGCGGGAGCGGGACGACGCGATCGACCTGTCGGTCTCCAGCGCCTCGGGCGCCTCGGTGGCGGAACTGCTGAAGACGGCCGGCCCGGCGGCGGGCCACAAGATCGGCGCCCAGGTCACGGTGACCGACCTCAAGCCCCTGCACTCCGGCGACCCGCGCGGCCTGGCGCTCTTCTACATCACCCTGGCCGCGGTGATCATCGGCTTCCTCGGCACCATCCAGCTGAGCGTCCACGCCTCCCGGCTCACCCCGGGCGAGCGGATCGTGGCGGTGGCCGGCTTCTCCGCCCTGGGCGGCTTCCTCATCGCGGCCACCGTCGACTGGATCCTGGACGCGGTCCCGCTGCCGCTGATCAGCTGGCTCCAGCTCATGCTGACGATGTTCACCGCGGGCATGGTCTTCACCGTCTTCAACACCTTCTTCGGCCGCTGGGCGCTGCTGCCGACCTGGGCCCTGCTGGTCATCCTGGGCAACCCGGCCTCCGGCGGCCCCGTCTCCTGGCCACTGCTCCCCGCCGCCCTCGGCATCCTGGGCCGCTGGCTCCCCCCGGGCGCCTCGGTCAACGCCCTGCACAACGCGGTCTACTTCCACGGATACCAGCACCTGCAGCCCTATCTGGTCCTGCTGGGCTGGGCCCTGGTCTCCTCGGTGATCTTCTGGACCTGGCGCACCCGCCACCCCGGCGGCCGGGAGAAACACGAAAGCCCCGCGCTGTGA
- the purM gene encoding phosphoribosylformylglycinamidine cyclo-ligase, whose amino-acid sequence MTTHSGQPGASYAAAGVDIEAGETAVELMKKWVAKTQRPESVGTLGGFSGLFDASALKNYRRPLLASATDGVGTKVAIAQRLDIHDTIGHDLVAMVVDDLVVCGAEPLFMTDYICVGKVHPERVASIVKGIAEGCVLAGCALVGGETAEHPGLLGPEEYDVAGAATGVVEADRLLGADRIRSGDAVIALAASGLHSNGYSLVRHVLLRQLGWALEREVPELGRTLGEELLEPTRIYSLDCLALARDSEVHAYSHITGGGLAGNLARVMPEGLHARVDRGTWSPPPVFGLVGDAGKVARAELERTLNMGVGMVAVVPPHAVDGALALLAERGVPAWVAGEVTERAEGDEAVTLNGDYA is encoded by the coding sequence ATGACCACCCACTCCGGGCAGCCCGGTGCCAGCTACGCGGCCGCCGGTGTCGATATCGAGGCCGGCGAGACCGCCGTCGAGCTGATGAAGAAGTGGGTGGCCAAGACCCAGCGCCCGGAGTCCGTGGGGACCCTCGGCGGCTTCAGCGGGCTCTTCGACGCCTCCGCGCTCAAGAACTACCGCCGCCCGCTGCTGGCCTCGGCCACCGACGGCGTCGGCACCAAGGTCGCCATCGCCCAGCGCCTGGACATCCACGACACCATCGGCCACGACCTGGTCGCCATGGTCGTGGACGACCTGGTGGTGTGCGGGGCAGAGCCGCTGTTCATGACCGACTACATCTGCGTCGGCAAGGTGCACCCCGAACGGGTGGCGTCCATCGTCAAGGGCATCGCCGAGGGCTGTGTGCTGGCCGGCTGCGCGCTGGTCGGCGGCGAGACCGCCGAGCACCCGGGGCTGCTGGGCCCCGAGGAGTACGACGTGGCCGGCGCCGCCACCGGTGTGGTCGAGGCCGACCGGCTGCTGGGCGCCGACCGCATCCGCTCCGGCGACGCGGTGATCGCGCTCGCCGCCTCCGGCCTTCACTCCAACGGGTACTCCCTGGTCCGCCATGTGCTGCTGCGGCAGCTGGGCTGGGCACTGGAGCGCGAGGTGCCCGAGCTGGGCCGCACCCTCGGCGAGGAACTGCTGGAGCCCACCCGGATCTACTCCCTGGACTGTCTGGCACTGGCCCGTGACAGCGAGGTGCACGCGTACTCGCACATCACCGGAGGCGGCCTGGCCGGCAACCTCGCCCGCGTCATGCCCGAAGGGCTGCACGCCCGGGTGGACCGCGGCACCTGGAGCCCGCCGCCCGTCTTCGGCCTGGTCGGCGACGCCGGCAAGGTGGCGCGGGCGGAGCTGGAGCGCACGCTCAACATGGGCGTGGGCATGGTCGCGGTGGTGCCGCCGCACGCGGTGGACGGCGCGCTGGCGCTGCTCGCCGAGCGCGGAGTACCGGCATGGGTGGCCGGTGAGGTGACCGAGCGTGCCGAGGGCGATGAGGCCGTGACGCTCAATGGTGACTACGCCTGA
- a CDS encoding metallopeptidase family protein produces MLKMTRESFEELVSEALDQVPPELARLMDNVAVFVEDEPDPSDPELLGLYEGTPLTERGEWYAGVLPDRILIYMGPTLRYCETERDVVHEVTVTVVHEIAHHFGIEEERLHELGWG; encoded by the coding sequence GTGCTGAAGATGACACGTGAGTCATTCGAGGAACTGGTGAGCGAAGCGCTGGACCAGGTCCCCCCGGAACTGGCCCGTCTGATGGACAACGTCGCCGTCTTCGTCGAGGACGAACCCGACCCGTCCGACCCGGAACTGCTGGGCCTGTACGAGGGAACGCCGCTCACCGAGCGCGGCGAGTGGTACGCGGGGGTGCTGCCGGACCGGATCCTCATCTACATGGGCCCCACGCTGCGCTACTGCGAGACGGAGCGGGACGTGGTGCACGAGGTGACGGTGACCGTCGTCCACGAGATCGCCCACCATTTCGGCATCGAGGAGGAGCGGCTGCACGAACTGGGCTGGGGATGA